Proteins from a single region of Thiomicrorhabdus sp. Kp2:
- a CDS encoding YeeE/YedE family protein has protein sequence MNSIKFYLFSLLLISPLLIYGVFKFSQNSILLTIDLVLIGALLGASLNYFQFGFSSSFRSLILEKRTAGMRSIIWLLAIAVVLFSPLLAIQSWNDQTFTGFIRPLSLAIPLGAFIFGIGMQIGCGCTSGTLNRVGQLQALSFSTLLFMIIGGTLAAITFGDWRNLPVIEPFAFQHKFGWWLGLAIQLFLLATLYFFLKRFEQRHHHDYQPLTTRQSNLIAHPFLLAAVAMAFLNASLLFISGTPWSISSVFPYWGTRLIDLFTLPVDWYFWDYTMENTTKMGQGIFENTVSLTTIGVVLGALAVSLIKPRAKVTITTKGLIGSIVGGTIMGFGAVMASGCNIGAFFSGIASGSLHGWVWLAFALMGNIIGLIIRKRLVTQ, from the coding sequence ATGAATTCTATAAAATTTTATCTGTTCAGCCTCTTACTTATCTCACCTTTACTGATCTATGGTGTATTTAAGTTTAGTCAAAACAGCATTCTGCTTACAATAGACTTAGTTTTAATTGGTGCCCTATTAGGGGCGAGTTTAAACTATTTTCAATTCGGTTTTAGTAGTAGCTTTCGCTCTCTTATCCTAGAAAAACGTACCGCTGGCATGCGTTCCATTATTTGGTTGCTGGCCATTGCTGTTGTATTATTTTCGCCATTGCTTGCCATACAATCCTGGAACGACCAAACCTTTACAGGCTTTATTCGCCCTTTAAGTTTGGCGATTCCTTTAGGCGCATTTATTTTTGGTATTGGTATGCAGATTGGTTGTGGCTGCACTTCAGGCACACTGAATCGCGTTGGACAGCTACAAGCCCTCTCGTTTTCTACCTTACTATTTATGATTATTGGCGGTACTTTAGCCGCCATTACCTTTGGTGATTGGCGCAATTTACCCGTTATAGAACCCTTTGCATTTCAGCACAAGTTTGGTTGGTGGCTAGGTTTAGCTATTCAGCTATTTTTACTAGCTACTTTGTATTTTTTTCTAAAACGTTTTGAACAACGTCACCACCATGACTATCAACCGTTAACCACTAGACAATCCAACCTAATCGCACACCCTTTTTTATTAGCGGCCGTTGCTATGGCGTTTTTAAATGCCAGTTTACTGTTTATTTCTGGAACCCCTTGGTCAATCAGTTCTGTCTTTCCTTATTGGGGTACTCGATTAATCGATTTATTTACCCTACCTGTAGATTGGTATTTTTGGGATTACACCATGGAGAACACCACTAAAATGGGTCAAGGGATTTTTGAAAACACTGTCAGCCTAACAACTATTGGGGTGGTTTTGGGGGCTTTAGCGGTTTCACTGATTAAACCGAGGGCCAAAGTTACCATTACAACAAAAGGTTTAATTGGTAGTATCGTGGGTGGAACCATTATGGGCTTTGGTGCGGTCATGGCCTCGGGCTGTAATATTGGGGCTTTTTTCAGCGGAATTGCTTCAGGAAGCTTACATGGTTGGGTTTGGCTGGCATTTGCATTAATGGGCAATATTATTGGCTTAATAATTCGTAAGCGCCTTGTCACTCAATAA
- a CDS encoding NnrS family protein — protein sequence MFFFDRAFRSFFLGGSFFATVSMLVWWFNFPQSSLNFSGVLPMYWHGHEMIFGYALATVSGFLLTAVMNWTGLNSASGKKLLVLFGLWLSARLGYLFNLPIEWIAVVDIGFTLGLFLHFFIPILKTKQWKQSGLAVKFLLLVFANGMYYLGALNIFSQGLYWGMIAGLFLVLAINLTMMRRLIPFFTEKALGLPEKVNEKWIDFLAIGGFLALMVAVIIAPGHWFISVIAFPLAVVHIVRWVKWHHPKVWQLTLLWPLYLSYAFMIFGMVLYGFVGLKMLNESIAIHALAAGGIGLLCSSIMARISLGHTNRNVFAPPKMVIFVFILLTITAVLRVLMPIVDSTHYALWMQLSQWGWILSFMVLTVVYWPILTKPSPAKDTGILL from the coding sequence ATGTTTTTCTTTGATAGAGCGTTTCGCTCATTTTTCTTAGGTGGCAGTTTTTTTGCCACTGTTTCTATGTTGGTTTGGTGGTTTAACTTTCCTCAAAGTTCACTGAATTTTTCGGGTGTGTTACCGATGTACTGGCATGGCCATGAAATGATTTTTGGTTATGCGTTAGCGACAGTGAGTGGTTTTTTACTGACCGCCGTTATGAATTGGACAGGGCTAAATTCAGCATCGGGTAAAAAATTATTGGTTCTGTTTGGTTTATGGTTAAGCGCTCGACTGGGCTATTTGTTTAACCTACCTATTGAGTGGATTGCCGTTGTGGATATCGGCTTTACTCTAGGTCTTTTCTTGCATTTTTTTATTCCTATTTTAAAAACCAAACAGTGGAAACAGAGCGGCTTAGCGGTTAAGTTTTTATTATTAGTGTTTGCCAATGGTATGTATTATTTAGGTGCACTGAATATTTTTAGCCAAGGCTTATATTGGGGAATGATAGCTGGTCTGTTTTTAGTCTTGGCCATTAACTTAACAATGATGCGCCGACTGATTCCTTTTTTTACTGAAAAAGCGCTGGGCTTACCAGAAAAAGTGAATGAGAAGTGGATTGATTTTTTAGCAATAGGTGGGTTTTTAGCTTTAATGGTTGCGGTGATTATTGCACCAGGTCATTGGTTTATCAGTGTCATTGCCTTTCCGTTGGCAGTGGTTCACATTGTGCGCTGGGTAAAGTGGCATCACCCTAAAGTATGGCAACTCACCTTGCTTTGGCCTTTATATCTCTCATACGCTTTTATGATATTTGGCATGGTTTTATATGGGTTTGTGGGTTTAAAAATGCTCAATGAATCTATCGCGATTCATGCCTTAGCAGCGGGTGGAATTGGCTTGTTATGCTCTTCGATAATGGCTCGAATTTCATTAGGGCATACCAATCGTAATGTATTTGCACCGCCCAAGATGGTTATATTTGTTTTTATACTGTTAACGATTACCGCTGTTTTGCGTGTGCTGATGCCTATTGTTGATTCGACACATTACGCTTTATGGATGCAGTTGAGTCAATGGGGATGGATATTGAGTTTTATGGTGTTAACCGTTGTTTATTGGCCTATATTAACCAAGCCGAGTCCAGCTAAAGACACGGGTATTTTATTATAG
- a CDS encoding bile acid:sodium symporter family protein, producing MMLILAFPIWALLVSGIAWFFPDGFIGLKSWIVPLLMLVMLGMGLTLTWQDFLKVWQHRLIVAAGVTLQFLVMPFAAWTLSMLFGLSLELTIGMMLVGATAGGTASNVMAYLAKGDVALSVSMTLISTLAAVIMLPLLSWVYLSQTVEVPALSMLFMLLKMIVAPLLLGMLLNHFWHQQLQPIARFFSLFSMAVILFIIAIVVALNANNLTTVAWTLVLAVMLHNLIGLFSGYWLSRKLGFDSVIARTVAIEIGMQNSGLSVALALKYFTAASALPGALFSIWHNLSGSVFASYWQNRDKVNTRV from the coding sequence ATGATGTTAATTCTAGCTTTTCCAATTTGGGCGTTACTTGTAAGTGGAATAGCTTGGTTCTTTCCAGATGGGTTTATTGGTTTAAAATCATGGATTGTGCCATTACTGATGCTGGTTATGCTTGGAATGGGTTTAACCTTAACTTGGCAAGACTTTCTAAAAGTTTGGCAACACAGGCTCATTGTGGCCGCAGGCGTTACGCTACAGTTTTTAGTTATGCCGTTTGCAGCATGGACACTCTCCATGCTGTTTGGACTCTCTCTAGAGCTAACAATTGGCATGATGTTAGTGGGCGCAACAGCAGGTGGAACGGCTTCCAATGTTATGGCTTATTTAGCCAAAGGAGACGTGGCTCTCTCGGTGAGCATGACTCTGATTTCGACTTTAGCCGCCGTGATTATGCTACCGTTATTAAGCTGGGTTTACCTAAGTCAAACGGTTGAAGTACCGGCATTATCAATGCTGTTTATGTTACTTAAAATGATTGTTGCTCCCTTACTCTTAGGCATGTTGCTCAACCACTTTTGGCATCAACAACTTCAACCCATAGCGCGCTTTTTTTCGTTGTTTTCTATGGCTGTTATCTTATTCATTATTGCAATTGTCGTTGCTCTGAATGCCAATAATTTAACCACCGTTGCTTGGACATTGGTGCTTGCGGTTATGTTACACAACCTAATTGGTCTATTCTCAGGTTATTGGTTATCAAGAAAGTTAGGTTTTGATTCTGTTATTGCTCGAACCGTGGCGATTGAAATAGGCATGCAAAACTCAGGGTTGAGTGTGGCTTTAGCTTTAAAGTATTTTACTGCGGCAAGCGCGTTACCAGGCGCATTGTTTAGTATTTGGCACAACCTATCAGGTTCTGTTTTTGCCAGTTATTGGCAGAATAGAGATAAAGTGAATACCAGGGTTTAG
- the acpS gene encoding holo-ACP synthase has translation MIIGVGTDIVDVERIEKVYKKQGDTFAQRLLSEMELKEFKNQLYPERFLAKRWALKEAVSKALGTGIAHGVRFKDMTVAHKESGQPILLLAGSTLDKSNELGITHWSISISDEKHHTVAFVVAEQNND, from the coding sequence ATGATTATTGGTGTTGGTACAGATATCGTTGATGTTGAACGTATTGAAAAAGTTTATAAAAAGCAGGGAGATACCTTTGCACAACGTTTGCTGTCAGAGATGGAGTTAAAAGAGTTTAAAAATCAGCTCTATCCAGAACGTTTTTTAGCCAAGCGTTGGGCTTTAAAAGAAGCGGTATCTAAAGCTTTAGGTACAGGGATTGCCCACGGTGTGCGTTTTAAAGATATGACGGTAGCTCACAAAGAGAGTGGCCAACCCATTTTACTTTTAGCGGGTTCTACCCTTGATAAATCCAATGAACTTGGCATTACTCACTGGTCGATTAGTATCAGTGATGAAAAGCATCATACAGTTGCCTTTGTGGTTGCTGAACAAAATAATGATTAA
- the pdxJ gene encoding pyridoxine 5'-phosphate synthase: MNPIYLGLNIDHVATLRQARGTRYPDPIKAALDAEMAGADSITLHLREDRRHIQDEDVMRISAMRQTKVNLEMAATEEMVQIAIQQKPEDVCLVPEKREELTTEGGLDVAGQMPWLTDVCARLAEAGCRVSLFIDPDETQIEAAKEVGAPVIELHTGTYAELENPAEVQAEIARIKHAAEYAYRLGLVVNAGHGLHYHNVQPIAAMKEIEELNIGHAIIAQAVYSGLPEAVREMKRIMVEARQQAYLAD; this comes from the coding sequence ATGAATCCAATTTACCTAGGTTTAAATATTGATCATGTTGCCACTTTACGCCAAGCGCGTGGTACACGTTACCCAGACCCTATTAAGGCTGCGTTAGATGCAGAGATGGCAGGTGCGGACAGTATTACTTTGCACCTTCGAGAAGATAGACGACATATTCAAGATGAAGATGTCATGCGTATTTCAGCCATGCGTCAAACCAAAGTGAATCTAGAGATGGCGGCCACTGAAGAGATGGTGCAAATTGCGATTCAACAAAAACCTGAAGATGTCTGTTTAGTGCCAGAAAAACGTGAAGAGTTAACCACTGAAGGTGGTTTGGATGTCGCTGGGCAAATGCCGTGGTTAACCGATGTTTGTGCTCGATTAGCTGAAGCTGGTTGCAGAGTGTCTCTGTTTATTGATCCAGATGAAACGCAAATTGAAGCCGCTAAAGAGGTTGGCGCACCTGTAATTGAATTGCACACTGGAACCTATGCCGAATTAGAAAACCCTGCCGAAGTCCAAGCTGAAATTGCACGTATTAAACATGCCGCAGAATATGCGTACCGGTTAGGCTTGGTGGTTAATGCTGGGCACGGATTACACTATCATAATGTTCAGCCTATTGCAGCTATGAAAGAGATTGAAGAGTTGAATATTGGTCATGCGATTATTGCGCAAGCGGTTTATTCTGGCTTACCAGAAGCGGTGCGTGAAATGAAACGTATTATGGTTGAAGCTCGCCAACAAGCTTACTTAGCCGATTAA
- the recO gene encoding DNA repair protein RecO has product MEIEQSAFVLHSRPYRETSALVTFFTPDYGKINGVVRGVRGGRKTASQKTAMLQPFQQLTLQWREKPNNRSDLLSIQQIEMGSLRFPLQAEGNICGLYVNELLYRLLFPQVATEALFDLYQQTLYQLLSAEKRNDQAWSLRQFEHLFLAEMGHGIQCDEDINQQPIQPEQAYFFYPQYGAVLASLDSQKQGLAIQGECLLAMQEMRYCEECLPSLKKLYRWVLAHYLGDKPIMTRELFN; this is encoded by the coding sequence ATGGAGATAGAACAGTCCGCGTTTGTTCTGCACTCTCGACCTTATAGAGAAACCAGCGCTTTAGTGACCTTTTTTACCCCTGACTACGGCAAAATTAATGGTGTCGTTCGTGGGGTAAGAGGTGGGCGCAAAACCGCTTCTCAAAAAACGGCTATGCTCCAGCCTTTTCAACAGCTTACTCTTCAGTGGCGTGAAAAACCCAATAATCGTTCAGACTTACTCAGTATTCAACAAATCGAGATGGGCTCATTACGTTTTCCATTACAGGCAGAGGGCAATATCTGCGGTTTATATGTTAATGAATTACTTTATCGTTTATTGTTTCCCCAAGTGGCCACTGAAGCTTTATTTGATCTTTATCAACAAACCCTTTACCAGCTTTTGTCCGCTGAAAAACGCAATGACCAGGCCTGGTCACTTCGTCAGTTTGAACATTTATTTCTTGCCGAAATGGGGCATGGTATCCAATGTGATGAAGATATTAACCAACAGCCAATTCAACCCGAGCAAGCCTACTTTTTTTACCCACAATATGGCGCTGTATTAGCCTCTTTAGATTCTCAAAAGCAGGGATTGGCTATTCAAGGCGAGTGTTTATTGGCAATGCAAGAGATGCGTTATTGTGAAGAGTGCTTACCTTCACTAAAGAAACTCTATCGGTGGGTTTTGGCGCATTATCTAGGCGATAAACCAATTATGACCCGAGAGCTATTTAATTAA
- the era gene encoding GTPase Era — MSDNELSLEKILAGPASQDAEVETDYQAGFAAVIGRPNVGKSTIMNEMLGQKLSITSHKPQTTRHRIHGIYTTPEHQIIYVDTPGMHLGGEKSINEYMNRTANSAFADVDVILFVVEAGRWTKEDAAVAKKLEGIDTPVVVLMNKIDNYKNKEDLFPFMQTVGENVNMDTLIPISAYKKNGLDLIKKEVLKYLPHQEKIFPEEYVTDRSQRFLAAEIIREKLMRTLGEEVPYGSTVEIEQFKYDEEEGRWLINALILVERKGQKQIVIGKKGELIKQMGIQARKDLIALLDGRVHLELWVKVKENWSDDARALASLGYDDNYSS; from the coding sequence ATGTCAGATAACGAATTATCTTTAGAAAAAATCTTAGCGGGTCCTGCTTCACAGGATGCGGAAGTTGAAACAGATTATCAAGCGGGCTTTGCTGCCGTGATTGGACGCCCAAATGTGGGTAAATCAACCATTATGAATGAAATGCTAGGTCAAAAACTCAGTATTACTTCACATAAACCGCAAACTACTCGTCACCGAATTCACGGTATTTACACCACACCTGAACATCAAATTATCTATGTAGATACGCCAGGTATGCATTTAGGGGGTGAAAAATCGATTAATGAGTATATGAACCGAACAGCAAATAGTGCGTTTGCCGATGTGGATGTGATCTTATTTGTGGTTGAAGCGGGGCGTTGGACTAAAGAAGATGCCGCGGTGGCTAAAAAGTTAGAAGGAATTGACACTCCTGTTGTTGTCTTGATGAATAAAATCGACAATTATAAAAATAAAGAAGACCTATTTCCGTTTATGCAAACGGTGGGTGAAAACGTTAACATGGACACCTTAATTCCTATCTCTGCCTACAAGAAAAATGGCTTAGATTTAATTAAAAAAGAGGTGCTTAAATACCTTCCGCATCAAGAAAAAATCTTTCCTGAAGAATATGTCACAGACCGCTCTCAGCGTTTCTTAGCTGCAGAAATCATTCGTGAAAAACTCATGCGTACTTTAGGTGAAGAAGTGCCTTATGGTTCTACGGTTGAAATAGAGCAATTTAAATATGACGAAGAAGAAGGGCGTTGGTTAATTAATGCGTTAATCTTGGTTGAGCGTAAAGGCCAAAAGCAGATTGTTATTGGTAAAAAAGGTGAGCTTATCAAACAGATGGGAATCCAGGCTCGTAAAGATTTAATTGCTTTGCTGGATGGTCGTGTCCATTTAGAATTATGGGTTAAAGTAAAAGAGAACTGGTCTGACGACGCGCGTGCTTTAGCCAGTTTGGGTTATGACGATAACTACTCAAGTTAA
- the rnc gene encoding ribonuclease III, translating to MAKSNNKLSIERTAKLQQLSKKLGYQYNDISVLQHALTHRSMGATNNERLEFLGDSLVNFMIADVLFHQFNRLPEGDMSRVRAHLVKGDTLAVIGKEYELSEYLVLGPGELKSGGFRRNSIIADAVEAIIASVYEDGGLDVCRELVMRFYKKRLEELDPKKVGKDPKTRLQEYLQSHNEELPEYSIISVNGAAHAQEFTVSCYVGKLNSKFEAIASNRRKAEQKAAEIALEALGEV from the coding sequence ATGGCCAAGTCAAACAATAAACTCTCAATTGAACGTACCGCTAAGTTACAGCAGTTATCTAAAAAGTTAGGTTATCAATATAACGATATCTCTGTTTTACAGCATGCTTTAACGCATCGTAGTATGGGGGCGACTAACAATGAGCGTTTAGAGTTCTTGGGTGATAGCCTGGTCAACTTTATGATTGCTGATGTACTCTTCCATCAGTTTAATCGACTACCAGAAGGTGATATGAGCCGTGTTCGTGCTCATTTGGTAAAAGGAGACACACTCGCGGTAATTGGTAAAGAGTATGAGCTTAGTGAGTACCTGGTGTTAGGGCCAGGAGAGCTTAAAAGCGGTGGTTTTAGACGCAACTCGATTATTGCCGATGCGGTAGAAGCGATTATCGCCTCAGTTTATGAAGATGGTGGTTTGGATGTTTGCCGAGAGCTTGTGATGCGTTTCTATAAAAAACGCCTTGAAGAATTAGACCCTAAAAAAGTCGGTAAAGATCCTAAAACTCGTTTACAAGAATATCTTCAATCTCACAATGAAGAGCTACCAGAATACTCCATTATTAGTGTAAATGGTGCCGCACATGCTCAAGAGTTTACGGTTTCATGCTATGTGGGTAAATTAAATTCAAAATTTGAAGCCATCGCTTCTAACCGTAGAAAAGCCGAACAAAAAGCCGCAGAAATTGCGCTAGAAGCACTTGGCGAAGTGTGA
- the lepB gene encoding signal peptidase I: MSFELILVIVTAITGVITYVDRVVWRPKRLSAMMPEKEPMLVEYARSLFPVFLVVLVLRSFIIEPFRIPSGSMYPTLQIGDFIAVNKFAYGVKLPVLQTKIIPISEPERGDVVVFKYPNDPDVDYIKRVIGLPGDKITYVGRTLFINDKAVSQKFIGKYHGTESSAIMNGASVVEESFPDGNIHQILLDMDKSSKDMNTVTVPEGHYFMMGDNRDHSNDSRFWGFVPEKNLKGKAFGIWMNWDDGLHLNRLGTGIQ; this comes from the coding sequence ATGAGTTTTGAGTTAATTTTAGTTATTGTCACGGCAATTACGGGTGTGATTACCTATGTTGATCGTGTCGTTTGGCGTCCTAAGCGTTTATCGGCGATGATGCCAGAAAAAGAACCTATGTTGGTTGAGTATGCTCGTTCACTTTTTCCAGTGTTTTTAGTGGTATTGGTTCTACGCTCATTTATTATTGAACCCTTTAGAATTCCTTCTGGTTCTATGTATCCAACTTTGCAAATCGGTGATTTTATCGCGGTTAACAAGTTTGCATACGGAGTGAAATTGCCCGTTCTACAAACTAAAATTATTCCAATCTCTGAACCTGAACGGGGTGATGTGGTCGTTTTTAAGTACCCTAATGATCCTGATGTTGATTACATTAAACGTGTGATTGGTTTACCAGGCGATAAAATCACCTATGTGGGTAGAACGTTGTTTATTAACGATAAAGCCGTGAGTCAAAAGTTCATTGGTAAATATCATGGTACAGAGTCCAGTGCGATTATGAATGGGGCTTCTGTGGTTGAAGAGAGCTTTCCTGATGGGAATATTCACCAGATTTTGCTTGATATGGATAAAAGCTCTAAAGACATGAATACCGTTACTGTACCAGAAGGGCATTATTTTATGATGGGTGACAATCGTGATCATAGTAATGACAGTCGTTTTTGGGGCTTTGTTCCAGAGAAAAATTTAAAAGGTAAGGCATTCGGTATCTGGATGAATTGGGATGATGGCCTGCACTTAAACCGCCTTGGAACTGGGATTCAATAA
- the lepA gene encoding translation elongation factor 4 — MSDSLKHIRNFSIIAHIDHGKSTIADRFIHLCGGLTDREMQAQVLDSMDIEKERGITIKAQSVTLNYKADDGETYQLNFIDTPGHVDFSYEVSRSLAACEGALLVVDASQGVEAQTVANCYTAIEQGLEVLVVLNKIDLPAADPERVIEEIEEIIGVEAADAVHASAKSGIGIRETLEDIVAKIPPPQGDLDAPLKALIIDSWFDNYLGVVSLVRVIDGKIGKKTKMKVMSTKEEYLVDDVGIFTPKRTSTPFLKAGEVGYVISGIKDIDGAPVGDTLCDAARENVDALPGFKPAQPRVFAGLFPVTSEQYEDLREALRKLRLNDAALHFEPETSEALGFGFRCGFLGMLHMEIIQERLEREYDIDLITTAPTVIYEVLTKAGDVISIDNPSELPDAGIIQEIREPIIQANILVPNEYVGSVMKLCIEKRGVQKDMQYSGGQVSINYELPLNEVVLDFFDRLKSCSRGYASMDYEFKRFQADDLIRVDFMINGEKVDALAVIVHRSFAIQRGKVIIEKLREVIPRQMFDVAIQAAIGGKIIGRSNVKALRKNVTAKCYGGDVSRKKKLLQKQKEGKKRMKSIGSVELPQEAFLAILDTGES, encoded by the coding sequence ATGTCAGACAGTTTAAAACATATTCGAAATTTTTCGATTATCGCGCACATTGACCATGGTAAATCGACCATTGCGGATCGTTTTATTCATCTTTGTGGTGGTTTAACTGATCGCGAGATGCAAGCACAGGTTCTAGATTCGATGGATATCGAAAAAGAACGTGGTATTACCATTAAGGCACAGAGTGTTACGCTTAATTACAAAGCGGACGATGGCGAAACTTATCAATTGAATTTTATCGATACTCCAGGTCACGTTGATTTTTCATACGAAGTCTCACGTTCTTTAGCGGCGTGTGAAGGTGCTCTGTTAGTGGTTGATGCTTCTCAAGGTGTAGAGGCGCAAACGGTGGCAAACTGTTATACGGCTATTGAGCAAGGGCTAGAAGTGCTGGTTGTGCTGAATAAAATTGATTTACCCGCTGCCGACCCTGAACGAGTCATTGAAGAGATTGAAGAAATTATTGGAGTTGAAGCGGCAGATGCAGTTCATGCCAGTGCAAAATCAGGTATAGGTATTCGTGAAACCTTAGAAGATATTGTTGCTAAAATTCCACCTCCACAAGGTGATTTAGATGCACCTTTAAAAGCACTTATTATCGACTCATGGTTTGATAATTACCTTGGTGTTGTTTCGTTAGTTCGAGTGATTGATGGAAAAATCGGTAAAAAAACCAAAATGAAAGTCATGTCGACCAAAGAAGAGTATTTGGTTGATGATGTGGGTATCTTCACGCCAAAACGAACTTCAACGCCATTTTTAAAAGCGGGTGAAGTGGGTTACGTTATTTCGGGTATTAAAGACATTGATGGTGCGCCAGTAGGGGATACCTTGTGTGATGCAGCGCGTGAAAATGTTGACGCTTTACCTGGATTTAAACCCGCGCAACCACGCGTTTTTGCAGGCCTGTTTCCAGTGACTTCGGAACAGTATGAAGACTTACGTGAAGCATTAAGAAAACTGCGTTTAAACGATGCCGCTTTGCATTTTGAACCAGAAACCTCTGAAGCGTTAGGTTTTGGTTTTCGTTGTGGTTTTCTTGGTATGTTGCACATGGAAATCATTCAAGAACGTCTTGAGCGAGAGTACGATATTGACCTTATTACTACAGCACCAACGGTCATTTATGAAGTATTAACCAAAGCAGGGGATGTCATTTCCATTGATAACCCTTCAGAACTTCCAGATGCAGGTATTATCCAAGAGATTCGTGAGCCGATTATTCAGGCCAATATTCTTGTACCTAATGAATATGTTGGTTCTGTGATGAAGTTGTGTATTGAAAAACGTGGCGTGCAAAAAGATATGCAGTATTCTGGCGGACAAGTTTCAATTAACTATGAACTGCCATTAAACGAAGTGGTGCTTGATTTCTTTGATCGACTTAAATCGTGTAGTCGTGGTTATGCTTCTATGGATTATGAGTTTAAGCGTTTCCAGGCTGATGACTTAATTCGTGTTGATTTTATGATTAACGGTGAGAAAGTGGATGCACTGGCGGTTATTGTGCACCGAAGTTTTGCAATTCAACGTGGGAAGGTCATTATTGAAAAGCTACGTGAAGTCATCCCACGTCAAATGTTTGATGTAGCGATTCAAGCCGCGATTGGTGGAAAAATCATCGGTCGTTCAAACGTTAAGGCTTTACGTAAAAACGTTACGGCCAAGTGTTATGGTGGTGATGTATCACGTAAGAAGAAACTTCTGCAGAAGCAGAAAGAAGGTAAAAAACGAATGAAGTCGATTGGTAGCGTTGAGTTACCGCAAGAAGCCTTCTTAGCGATTCTAGACACAGGAGAGTCTTAA
- a CDS encoding DegQ family serine endoprotease — translation MKKTSIFLSILVSAWIVIQPVTSFAANAGDYGLPDFSELVAQTNQSVVNISTTKKIERQEMPEFRGMPEEMLRHFFGLPQFRGDPRGNQNPHSEKPPKEESHSLGSGFIISEDGYILTNNHVIDGADEIIVRMRNREELKAKVIGTDPRTDVALIKIDADNLPYAKIGQSNDLKVGQWVLAIGEPFGLDFTATHGIISALGRALPDDTYVPFIQSDVAINPGNSGGPLFNLEGEVIGINSQIYSKTGGSMGLSFSIPIDIAMNVVNQLKTEGKVSRGYLGVQIQEVTSDLAKSFGLSKPQGALVGQTYDDTAAQKAGIEAGDIILEFDGKLIKKSTDLPPIVGMTSINKSVKVKVLRQGKVKYFTVKLNALDQADQIAANSNGKAYSDNRLGALVKELDRDSLDALNLPFGVMVTDVLGGAAEKAGLRNGDIIVTIDFKPVKTVSGLKKMMKSLPKNRSLPVRVVRNKRSLFLPLVLEK, via the coding sequence ATGAAAAAAACATCTATATTTTTAAGTATCTTGGTCAGTGCTTGGATTGTGATTCAGCCTGTTACGAGTTTTGCTGCTAATGCAGGTGATTATGGTTTGCCTGACTTTAGTGAGTTGGTGGCTCAAACAAATCAAAGTGTTGTTAACATTAGTACAACCAAAAAAATTGAACGTCAAGAGATGCCAGAGTTTAGAGGTATGCCAGAAGAGATGTTACGTCACTTTTTTGGTTTGCCACAATTTAGAGGCGACCCTCGTGGTAACCAAAACCCACACTCAGAAAAACCACCCAAGGAGGAATCACACTCTTTAGGTTCTGGTTTTATTATCAGTGAAGATGGTTATATCTTGACCAATAATCATGTGATTGATGGTGCGGATGAAATTATTGTCAGAATGCGCAATCGTGAAGAGCTCAAAGCTAAAGTGATTGGTACTGACCCAAGAACCGACGTGGCTCTTATTAAGATTGATGCCGATAACCTGCCATATGCAAAAATTGGCCAGTCAAATGATTTAAAAGTAGGTCAATGGGTATTAGCCATTGGTGAACCGTTTGGTCTTGATTTTACCGCTACACACGGAATTATCAGTGCCTTAGGTCGTGCATTGCCAGACGATACTTATGTGCCCTTTATTCAATCAGATGTTGCAATTAACCCAGGTAATTCAGGTGGCCCTTTATTTAACTTAGAGGGTGAGGTGATTGGGATTAACTCACAGATTTACAGCAAAACGGGTGGCTCAATGGGATTGTCATTCTCAATTCCTATTGATATCGCCATGAATGTGGTAAATCAGTTAAAAACGGAAGGTAAGGTTTCTCGTGGTTATTTAGGGGTGCAGATTCAAGAGGTTACCAGTGATTTAGCTAAGTCATTCGGGTTATCAAAACCACAGGGTGCCTTAGTGGGGCAAACTTATGATGATACTGCGGCACAAAAAGCAGGTATTGAAGCGGGGGATATCATTTTAGAATTTGATGGAAAGTTGATTAAGAAATCAACTGACCTACCACCGATTGTTGGTATGACTTCAATCAATAAATCAGTCAAGGTGAAGGTTTTACGTCAGGGTAAGGTGAAGTACTTTACGGTGAAATTAAATGCGCTTGATCAGGCGGATCAGATTGCCGCTAACTCTAATGGTAAGGCTTATAGTGATAACCGTTTGGGCGCTCTTGTTAAAGAGTTAGACAGAGATTCACTAGATGCACTTAATTTGCCGTTTGGCGTTATGGTTACCGATGTTTTAGGTGGCGCAGCTGAAAAAGCGGGTTTACGAAATGGTGATATCATTGTCACAATTGATTTTAAACCTGTAAAAACGGTTTCAGGGTTGAAAAAAATGATGAAAAGTTTACCTAAAAACCGCTCTTTACCAGTGAGAGTCGTACGTAATAAACGTTCATTGTTTTTACCTTTAGTGCTTGAAAAGTAA